In Motilibacter aurantiacus, the sequence GACCGCTACTACGGCGGCGCCGGCATGATCCGGCTCTACCACTTCGACCTGGCCCGCGGCGTCATCGACGTCGAGACGATCGCGCCGTGGTTCCTCAACCGCAACCCCGACAAGCGCGCCCCGCTCGAGGCCGAGACGATCGAGCTGACCGGCATCGACGACCGCTTCAGCATCGAGATCGACTTCGCCGAGCGCTTCGACAGCTTCGCCCCGGTGGTCGTCCCGGCCCCGCGCCCGGCGAGCGCCGTCATGCCGCGCGGCACGCTCGCGTACTGGCGGTTCGACGCCGCGGGCATGGCCGGCGCGGGGACCGTCGGCGCCCAGGTCGCCGAGGGCGTGCGCGTCAAGGACCTCACCGGCAACGGCAACGACCTGGTCTCCCGCTACATCGGGCAGGTCGGCACCCCCTTCGGCATCAAGGGGAACATCGCTTCGCGCGTCGTTGCGATCACGGCCAGCGGTGAGAACGCGCCGAACGAGGTCGCCGCGAACCTCAACGACCTCGACGGCGGCAGCAAGTGGCTGGTCCGCACCAGCACGGGCTGGGTGCAGTACCGCCTCGACTCGGCGATCACGGTCGTCGGCTACGCGCTGACGAGCGGCAACGACTCCCCCGGCCGCGACCCGCGCGACTGGGCCCTGCAGGGCTCGAACAACGGCAGCACGTGGACCACCCTGGACACCCGGTCCGGCCAGACGTTCGCCTCCCGAGGGCTCACCAGGCAGTACGACATCGCGACCCCGGGGCCGTACTCCTACTACCGGCTCACCGTCACCGCGAACAACGGCCAGCCGCTGACCCAGCTCGCCGAGCTGCAGCTGACGGACGACCTCAACGGCCCGACCCCGCCCGGCACCTCGATCCTCAGCTGGTCCGACGACCACATGAGCGGCTCGCCGTCGCACGCCAGCCTCCGCTTCAACGGCGGGCAGAGCCCCAACCGCGGCGCGATCCTCGAGTCCGTGCCCGGCGCGAGGATCAGCACGGAGAAGTTCCTCTCGGGCTTCACCATCGAGGCCTTCCTCAAGCTGCCCAAGCCCTTCGTCGGCAGCCACGCCTGGATGGGCATCCTCAGCTGGGAGGGCAACAACGGCCGCACCAGCGGCTACACGCCCAACGAGCCGCCGTGCAGCCTGAACCTCTCCGGCGAGCGCTTCCTGCAGTTCGTGCTCTACCCGGAGCTCGACGTGGCCAACAACCCGACGCACTGGAGCCACGCACTGCCGGTCGGCGAGTGGCAGCACGTGGCCGTCGTCAACGACGGCAGGAGCTCGGTGGTCTACGTCAACGGCTCGAGGATCGCCCGCAACCCCACGGCCAGCGCCCGCGGCATCCAGACGCTCGGCAAGCCGTTCGTGATCGGCGCCACGCAGTCCAACGAGACCTTCGGCCAGGGCTTCTACGGCTTCATCGGCGACGTGCGGGTCAGCACCCGCGCCCTGCAGCCGAAGGAGTTCCTCAAGCCGTACGACCGCTGACGCGACCGGCAGGGCCGCTCCCGGCGCGGGGGCGGCCCGGCCGCAGCCGCAAGCGTTCATCCGGACTTCATCCGCCGCTTCACTGTTCCCGCGGGAATCGCAGGATGGCCGCAGGACGGTGCCGGTGCCACGACCTCCGGCGACCAAGGAGCAATCCGCCATGGGCCACACCCACGGGCACGACCACCACCATCACGACCACGCGCACCCCACGGGCTCCGAGGTGCCCGAGGCCGTCGACACCTCCGTCCCGGACTCCGAGCTGAGCCCGCGCGACCTGTCCCGTCGCAAGCTGCTGCGCAACGCCGGCCTGCTCGGCGCGGGTGCCGGTGCGATGAGCGTGTTCGGCCCGGGCGTCGGCGCGGCCGCGGCCGCCTCCGGCGGCGACGTCGCCCCGGTCGCCGACGACGAGGTCGTCTACCTCGCCGGCGACCACCACATCCACACCCAGTTCAGCTCCGACGCGATGTACCGGGTCGAGGACCAGGCCCGGCGCGCCGCGGAGTACGGCCTGGACTGGATGGTCGTCACCGACCACGGCAGCGTCACGCACGCGCGCATCGGGGTGGACAAGGTCAACCCCGAGATCGTGGCCGCCCGCGAGGCCAACCCGCGGCAGCTGATCTTCCAGGGCCTGGAGTGGAACATCCCCGCCGCCGAGCACGGCACGGTGTTCGTGGCGCCGGGCCCGAACGAGGTCGCGGTCCTCAAGCAGTTCGAGAGCGACTTCGACGGGTCCGTCTCCCCCGCGCCGCGCAACGAGGCGCTGGCCATCGCCGGCATCAACTGGATGGCGCAGCAGAAGGCGGCCGGCCGTGTCGAGGACGCGATCATGTTCGCCAACCACCCGGCACGCCAGGGCATCGACTCGCCGCACGAGATCCGCGGGTGGCGGGACGCCTCGCCCGGGACGTTCGTCGGCTTCGAGGGGGCACCGGGGCACCAGGCCGCCACGCTGCAGCGGCCGAACGCCGGCGCCCGCGGGCTCTACGGCGGCGCCCCCCGCGCGGACAGCTTCCCCGGCTACCCGCTCGAGTCCTACCGCACCCACGGCGGCTTCGACTGGATGACCGCGACGGTGGGCGGCCTGTGGGACTCGCTGCTCGCGGAGGGCAGGCCGTGGTGGATCACGGCGAACTCCGACTCGCACTCGGTCTTCGAGGACCGGTTGGTGCGAGGCTCCTTCGCTCCCGGCGAGACCTTCGAGACGCTCGGGCACTACCCCGACCCGGTCGACTCCGGCGAGCCGCAGCGCAACCGCGCCGACTTCTGGCCCGGCTACTACAGCCGCACCCATGTCGGGGTGTCCAAGTACGGCTACCTCGACGTCATGGCGGGCCTGCGCGCCGGCAACGTGTGGGTCGACCACGGGCACCTGATCGACGGCATCGACGCGAAGCTGCGACTGCGCGGCAGCGTGCAGCGCAGCGCGACGCTCGGCAGCACGCTCACCGTGCCGCGGGGCTCTCGCGTCGACCTCGAGGTGACGATCGACCTGGCCACGCGGCCCAACCTCGCTGGCGAACTGCCCCGCCTGCGCCGGGTGGACGCGATCGCCGGCACGGTCACCGGCCCGGTGGCCGACCGCGACACGTTCACCACGAACAACACTCGCGTGGTGGAGCAGTTCGAGATCAGCCAGGCCTCCGGCCGGGTCTTCCTGTCGATGCGCTTCCGCCCGGTGGAGCAGCCGTTCTACGTCCGCCTGCGCGGCACCGACGCCAACCGCACCGCGGTCGGCCTGCGCGGTGCGGCGATCGACCCGGTCGGCCCCGCGCAGGACGTTCCCGGTGTCGGCAGCCCGTGGGAGGACCTCTGGTTCTACACCAACCCGATCTTCGTCAACGTCACGTGACGAGCCGTCCGGTGGCCACCGGCCGGCCGGCGCTCGCGCCGGCCGGCCGGATAGTGGTGGGAGCCAGCGCGCTGCACGCGGACCGGCACCTCGCCGAGCACCTGCTCGAGGGCCTGCTGGGCGCCGTCGCGGCAACGGGCGCGGGTGCCGCCGGAGCCGTGGCGTGCACGCACTTGGTGGCCGCGCCGCATCGACACGAGGCCGTGTCCGTCGAGGTCGGCGCCCGCCCCGGTCCGGCGGTCGACGCCGTGGCCCTCGCCGAACGGCTGGGGCCGGAGGCCGGCGTCGTCGTGGTGGACAGCTCGGGGGCCCGGCAGGCCGCAGGGCCGGCCGCGCAGGTGGCCGCCGCGCTGGAAGCGGCGAGCGCCCACGCGACGCGATCCGGCGGGCGCGCGGTCGTCTTCCCCGGCCAGGAGTCGGTCACCGGCGACATGCCGGTCTCCGAGCTGCTCGCCCTCACCGCCATCGATCGCGTCCGCAGCAGCCAGGGGGCGTACGCGCCCGAGGCCGTCGTCGTCACCCGCGGCTACGTGCGGCCGCAGT encodes:
- a CDS encoding LamG-like jellyroll fold domain-containing protein — translated: MATSADSTPSPGLSRRALLGAALVTPAAAALPTVVAPTAAHADGAPYGRVDPESPRFTLAVLPDTQYLFDHDASDPTPLSATFHYLLKQRKDDNIVFMTHLGDVTEHGTQDEISLAAKTFDAGLSNQMPYSVLGGNHDVSGDDQRGNTPYLQAFGPQRYAGMPTFRGASPDGYNSYHVVRAAGRDWLVLALDWRLSAKGVAWAQGVIDANKTLPVILTTHDLVGSVGTAPAGQPTPAGLSGNGQYLWDNLIRKNDQVFLTLNGHYWPPARTVLTNDRGNAVHAHITNYQDRYYGGAGMIRLYHFDLARGVIDVETIAPWFLNRNPDKRAPLEAETIELTGIDDRFSIEIDFAERFDSFAPVVVPAPRPASAVMPRGTLAYWRFDAAGMAGAGTVGAQVAEGVRVKDLTGNGNDLVSRYIGQVGTPFGIKGNIASRVVAITASGENAPNEVAANLNDLDGGSKWLVRTSTGWVQYRLDSAITVVGYALTSGNDSPGRDPRDWALQGSNNGSTWTTLDTRSGQTFASRGLTRQYDIATPGPYSYYRLTVTANNGQPLTQLAELQLTDDLNGPTPPGTSILSWSDDHMSGSPSHASLRFNGGQSPNRGAILESVPGARISTEKFLSGFTIEAFLKLPKPFVGSHAWMGILSWEGNNGRTSGYTPNEPPCSLNLSGERFLQFVLYPELDVANNPTHWSHALPVGEWQHVAVVNDGRSSVVYVNGSRIARNPTASARGIQTLGKPFVIGATQSNETFGQGFYGFIGDVRVSTRALQPKEFLKPYDR
- a CDS encoding PHP domain-containing protein translates to MGHTHGHDHHHHDHAHPTGSEVPEAVDTSVPDSELSPRDLSRRKLLRNAGLLGAGAGAMSVFGPGVGAAAAASGGDVAPVADDEVVYLAGDHHIHTQFSSDAMYRVEDQARRAAEYGLDWMVVTDHGSVTHARIGVDKVNPEIVAAREANPRQLIFQGLEWNIPAAEHGTVFVAPGPNEVAVLKQFESDFDGSVSPAPRNEALAIAGINWMAQQKAAGRVEDAIMFANHPARQGIDSPHEIRGWRDASPGTFVGFEGAPGHQAATLQRPNAGARGLYGGAPRADSFPGYPLESYRTHGGFDWMTATVGGLWDSLLAEGRPWWITANSDSHSVFEDRLVRGSFAPGETFETLGHYPDPVDSGEPQRNRADFWPGYYSRTHVGVSKYGYLDVMAGLRAGNVWVDHGHLIDGIDAKLRLRGSVQRSATLGSTLTVPRGSRVDLEVTIDLATRPNLAGELPRLRRVDAIAGTVTGPVADRDTFTTNNTRVVEQFEISQASGRVFLSMRFRPVEQPFYVRLRGTDANRTAVGLRGAAIDPVGPAQDVPGVGSPWEDLWFYTNPIFVNVT